In Magnetospirillum sp. XM-1, a single window of DNA contains:
- the soxZ gene encoding thiosulfate oxidation carrier complex protein SoxZ: MANSDRVKVRIPSRAKKGEIIEIKTQISHDMETGLRKDGDGKAIPRRIINRFTCTWNNEPVISADWHQAVSANPFASFFAVATASGKIKLNWFDETGESFEYVHDIIVE, translated from the coding sequence ATGGCCAATTCAGATCGCGTCAAGGTGCGCATCCCGTCCAGGGCCAAGAAGGGCGAGATCATCGAGATCAAGACCCAGATCAGCCACGACATGGAGACCGGGCTGCGCAAGGACGGGGACGGCAAGGCCATTCCCCGGCGCATCATCAACCGTTTCACCTGCACCTGGAACAACGAGCCGGTGATCAGCGCCGACTGGCATCAGGCGGTCTCGGCCAATCCGTTCGCCAGCTTCTTCGCGGTGGCCACGGCCAGCGGCAAGATCAAGCTCAACTGGTTCGACGAAACCGGCGAGAGCTTCGAGTACGTCCACGACATTATCGTCGAATAA
- a CDS encoding thiosulfate oxidation carrier protein SoxY, with amino-acid sequence MDTTTRLNRRAVLAGTAVAAAALGFGAPAPAAAQEADELARKLMGPFKAKDGKVKLKMRDVAASGANEPITVTVDSPMTAADHVKAIHVLAEANPYPVVSSWYLTPRSGRAEVSFRMRLAKTQTVRAYAVTSDGEVWIARQDVTVTIGGCGG; translated from the coding sequence GTGGACACCACCACGCGATTGAACCGCCGTGCCGTCCTGGCCGGAACGGCCGTGGCCGCCGCCGCATTGGGCTTTGGCGCCCCCGCCCCCGCCGCCGCGCAGGAAGCCGACGAGCTGGCCCGCAAGCTGATGGGCCCCTTCAAGGCCAAGGACGGCAAGGTCAAGCTGAAGATGCGCGACGTGGCCGCCAGCGGGGCCAACGAACCCATCACCGTGACGGTGGACTCGCCCATGACCGCCGCCGACCACGTCAAGGCCATCCATGTCCTGGCCGAGGCCAACCCCTATCCGGTGGTGTCGTCCTGGTACCTGACGCCCCGCTCTGGCCGCGCCGAGGTCAGTTTCCGCATGCGCCTGGCCAAGACCCAGACGGTGCGGGCCTATGCGGTGACGTCGGACGGCGAGGTGTGGATCGCCCGCCAGGACGTCACCGTCACCATCGGCGGCTGTGGAGGCTGA
- a CDS encoding potassium transporter Kup has translation MTAHGGDGKSRNVAGLMLAAIGVVFGDIGTSPLYAMKETFSGPHAVTMDRGNILGVLSLVFWAITIIVSFKYVIIIMRADNRGEGGSLALLALVSHAAENNRRLSIMVSALGIFAAALFYGDSIITPAISVLSAVEGLQVAAPHLEQWVVPLTLCILFVLFAIQSHGTDLVGKMFGPVMLVWFLTLAILGIRNLSHAPSVLAALSPHYAISFLFREGWHAFLALGSVVLAVTGAEALYTDMGHFGRLPIRLAWYILVLPALILNYFGQGALLIAQPEAIANPFFNLAPAHLALPLVILATMATVIASQAVISGAFSVTRQAIQLGFLPRMEIIHTSEEEMGQIYLPFVNWLLMAMVMTLVVGFKTSSNLAAAYGVAVTGTMVIDALLVGTVMLLIWKWNPRKVKWLIGGFLVVDLAFFLANSIKIPDGGWFPLVVGGLIFTLLTTWKDGRRRLLARLKADALPVEDFLASLSDRVPRVPGTAVFLTGTSEGVPIALLHNMKHNKIVHERVVLLTVVVEEVPYVPEEQRLENRLLAPNFHRLFLRYGFMESPNVPKALAHARTDQLGFFYEPMSVSYFVSRETLVPTEKTGIVGLRETLFGTLSRMATSAMDFFHLPSNRVVELGSQIEL, from the coding sequence ATGACGGCCCATGGCGGAGACGGAAAGTCCCGCAACGTCGCCGGCCTGATGCTCGCCGCCATCGGGGTGGTGTTCGGCGACATCGGCACCAGCCCGCTTTACGCCATGAAGGAAACCTTCAGCGGCCCGCACGCGGTCACCATGGACAGGGGCAACATCCTGGGTGTGCTGTCCCTGGTGTTCTGGGCCATCACCATCATCGTCTCGTTCAAGTACGTCATCATCATCATGCGCGCCGACAACCGGGGCGAAGGCGGTTCCCTGGCGCTGCTGGCCCTGGTCAGCCATGCCGCCGAGAACAACCGCCGCCTGTCCATCATGGTCAGCGCGCTGGGCATCTTCGCCGCCGCCCTGTTCTACGGCGATTCCATCATCACCCCGGCCATTTCCGTGCTGTCGGCGGTGGAAGGGTTGCAGGTGGCAGCGCCCCATCTGGAGCAATGGGTGGTGCCGCTGACCCTATGCATCCTGTTCGTGCTGTTCGCCATCCAAAGCCACGGCACCGACCTGGTGGGCAAGATGTTCGGACCGGTCATGCTGGTGTGGTTCCTGACGCTCGCCATCCTCGGCATCCGCAACCTGTCCCATGCCCCCAGCGTGCTGGCGGCGCTGTCGCCCCACTACGCCATCTCGTTCCTGTTCCGCGAGGGCTGGCACGCCTTCCTGGCGCTGGGCTCGGTGGTGCTGGCGGTGACCGGCGCCGAGGCGCTTTACACCGACATGGGCCATTTCGGCCGCCTGCCCATCCGGCTGGCCTGGTACATCCTGGTGCTGCCCGCCCTGATCCTGAACTATTTCGGCCAGGGCGCCCTGCTGATCGCCCAGCCCGAGGCCATCGCCAACCCGTTCTTCAACCTGGCTCCGGCCCATCTGGCCCTGCCGCTGGTGATCCTGGCCACCATGGCCACGGTGATCGCATCCCAAGCGGTGATCTCCGGCGCCTTCTCGGTGACCCGCCAGGCCATCCAGCTGGGCTTCCTGCCGCGCATGGAGATCATCCACACCTCGGAAGAGGAGATGGGCCAGATCTACCTGCCCTTCGTGAACTGGCTGCTGATGGCCATGGTCATGACCCTGGTGGTGGGCTTCAAGACCTCGTCCAACCTGGCCGCCGCCTACGGCGTGGCGGTGACCGGCACCATGGTCATCGACGCCTTGCTGGTGGGCACGGTGATGCTGCTGATCTGGAAGTGGAATCCGCGCAAGGTGAAGTGGCTGATCGGCGGCTTCCTGGTGGTGGATCTGGCCTTCTTCCTGGCCAATTCCATCAAGATTCCCGATGGCGGCTGGTTCCCGCTGGTGGTGGGCGGCCTGATCTTCACCCTGCTGACCACCTGGAAGGACGGCCGCAGGCGCCTGCTGGCCCGCCTGAAGGCCGACGCCCTGCCGGTCGAGGACTTCCTGGCCTCGCTGTCGGACCGGGTGCCGCGCGTGCCGGGCACCGCCGTGTTCCTGACCGGCACCTCGGAGGGCGTGCCCATCGCGCTGCTGCACAACATGAAGCACAACAAGATCGTCCACGAGCGCGTCGTGCTGTTGACCGTGGTGGTGGAGGAAGTGCCCTACGTGCCCGAGGAGCAGCGCCTGGAAAACCGCCTGCTGGCGCCTAATTTCCACCGATTGTTCCTGCGCTACGGCTTCATGGAAAGCCCCAACGTGCCCAAGGCGCTGGCCCATGCCCGCACCGACCAGCTGGGCTTCTTCTACGAGCCCATGTCGGTCTCCTATTTCGTCTCGCGCGAGACCCTGGTCCCCACCGAGAAGACGGGGATCGTCGGCCTGCGCGAGACCCTGTTCGGCACGCTTTCACGCATGGCCACCAGTGCCATGGACTTCTTCCATCTGCCCAGCAACCGCGTGGTTGAACTGGGCAGCCAGATCGAGCTGTAG
- a CDS encoding sulfurtransferase TusA family protein: protein MSNTVLDVKGLNCPLPILRAKKAIKDLSAGAVLEVIATDPGSVADFDAFCRQTGNTLLSQEQDNGVYTFKIQKGA from the coding sequence ATGTCGAACACCGTTCTGGACGTGAAGGGCCTCAACTGCCCGCTGCCCATTCTGCGCGCCAAGAAGGCGATCAAGGACCTGTCGGCCGGGGCGGTGCTGGAGGTGATCGCCACCGATCCGGGTTCGGTTGCTGACTTCGACGCCTTCTGCCGCCAGACCGGCAACACCCTGCTCAGCCAGGAGCAGGACAACGGCGTCTATACGTTTAAAATCCAGAAGGGCGCCTAA
- a CDS encoding bacteriohemerythrin has product MRTLAWSEHFALGHARIDREHRRLIELAARIESEAEKAARVEDILPLCHDFFRLLVSHCFYEEQLLRKLPRDRFGPHVDEHCRGHARLIKQAQTVMAGHIPTGYESLPAFLDAYFELMHDLLVDDTELVGSLIREGYHRLGTPEAGPVWFAGPGAPPV; this is encoded by the coding sequence ATGCGCACCCTGGCCTGGTCCGAGCACTTCGCATTAGGACACGCGCGGATCGACCGCGAACACCGCCGCCTGATCGAGCTTGCCGCCCGCATCGAATCCGAGGCGGAAAAGGCCGCCCGGGTCGAGGACATCCTGCCGCTCTGCCACGACTTCTTCCGGCTGCTGGTCTCGCACTGCTTCTACGAGGAGCAATTGCTGCGCAAGCTGCCCCGCGACCGCTTCGGCCCCCATGTGGACGAGCATTGCCGCGGCCACGCCCGCCTGATCAAGCAGGCCCAGACGGTGATGGCCGGTCACATTCCCACCGGCTACGAAAGCCTTCCGGCCTTCCTCGACGCCTATTTCGAGCTGATGCACGACCTTCTGGTGGACGACACCGAACTGGTCGGCTCGCTGATCCGCGAGGGCTACCACCGCCTCGGCACCCCGGAAGCCGGACCGGTCTGGTTCGCCGGCCCCGGCGCGCCCCCGGTTTGA
- a CDS encoding N-acetylmuramoyl-L-alanine amidase has product MSVISRPSPNFEPRPAGAVIDTLVLHYTGMESGEAALARLCDPAAKVSAHYVIEEDGRVFALVAEEMRAWHAGASSWRGETDVNSRSIGIELVNPGHEFGYRAFPGAQIEALIRLAREILARHPIPPRNVVGHSDVAPTRKQDPGELFPWQDLAERHLIGLWPCGEPTALPPEHVLLAGLSHVGYDIHDPKAALTAFQRHFRPWKVDGLIDEESVGRLRSLLRIVR; this is encoded by the coding sequence ATGAGCGTCATCTCGCGGCCCTCGCCCAATTTCGAGCCCCGCCCCGCCGGGGCGGTAATCGACACGCTGGTGCTGCACTATACCGGCATGGAGAGTGGCGAGGCCGCCCTGGCGCGGCTATGCGACCCGGCGGCCAAGGTCAGCGCCCATTACGTCATCGAGGAGGACGGCCGCGTCTTCGCCCTGGTGGCGGAAGAGATGCGGGCCTGGCATGCCGGCGCGTCGTCCTGGCGGGGCGAGACCGACGTCAATTCCCGCTCCATCGGCATCGAGCTGGTCAATCCAGGGCACGAATTCGGCTATCGCGCCTTTCCCGGCGCGCAAATCGAGGCGCTGATCCGCCTGGCCCGCGAGATTCTGGCGCGCCACCCCATTCCGCCCCGCAACGTGGTCGGCCATTCCGACGTGGCGCCGACCCGCAAGCAGGACCCCGGCGAACTGTTCCCGTGGCAGGACCTGGCCGAGCGCCACCTCATCGGCCTATGGCCGTGCGGCGAGCCCACGGCGCTGCCGCCCGAGCACGTGCTGCTGGCCGGCCTTTCCCATGTGGGCTACGACATCCACGACCCCAAGGCGGCGCTGACCGCCTTCCAGCGCCATTTCCGGCCCTGGAAGGTGGACGGGCTGATCGACGAGGAAAGCGTCGGACGCCTGCGCTCTCTTCTGCGGATCGTGCGTTAG
- a CDS encoding potassium transporter Kup: MEQAATEKTPPEKTDVKRMGALTLAAIGVVYGDIGTSPLYTLKECFDPDHGIPSTPDNVIGIASLVFWAIILVVTAKYVLFVMRADNRGEGGILSLLALAVRATGGDRGLVGPMVGLGLFGAALFIGDGMITPAISVLSAVEGLEVGTPFFAPFVVPITLAVLVGLFAIQSRGTETVGRLFGPVMVVWFVTLAALGVTQIVEHPYILKAMNPAYGAVFLATHGWIAFIVLGSVVLAVTGAEALYADMGHFGKRPIQLAWFILVLPALALNYFGQAALILEDPAAAKNPFYLLVPDWGLYPMVILATMATIIASQAVISGVFSLSRQAVQLGYSPRLDIRHTSDEEEGQIYIPRANWGLLLGIFTLVIGFKSSSNLAAAYGIAVTGTMMATTVLSLVVAHRSWNWPMWLCVVLGTAFLSIDIGFLSANLLKVAQGGWFPLAVGFGMLLLMATWRKGREILSRRLADGAMPLDMFMAQQKASSNILRVRGTAVFMTGGTDTVPIALLHNLKHNKVLHQRVVFLTVITEDIPRVSARDRVVVEGLAEGFYRITVRYGFFQEPDIPKVLRLCKAFGLEFEMMDTSFFLGRETLVPSTHPEMPEWRERLFVIMSRNAVAATDFFRIPAGRVVELGIQVQL; this comes from the coding sequence ATGGAACAGGCCGCGACGGAGAAGACCCCGCCGGAAAAGACCGACGTCAAGCGCATGGGCGCCCTGACCCTGGCGGCCATCGGCGTCGTCTACGGCGACATCGGCACCAGCCCGCTCTACACCTTGAAGGAATGCTTCGACCCCGACCACGGCATTCCGTCCACCCCAGACAACGTCATCGGCATCGCCTCGCTGGTGTTCTGGGCCATCATCCTGGTGGTCACCGCCAAATACGTGCTGTTCGTCATGCGGGCCGACAACCGGGGCGAAGGCGGCATCCTGTCGCTGCTGGCGCTGGCGGTGCGCGCCACCGGCGGCGACCGGGGACTGGTCGGCCCCATGGTCGGGCTGGGCCTGTTCGGCGCCGCCCTGTTCATCGGCGACGGCATGATCACCCCGGCCATCTCTGTGCTGTCGGCGGTCGAGGGACTGGAGGTGGGAACGCCGTTCTTCGCCCCCTTCGTGGTGCCCATCACGCTGGCCGTGCTGGTCGGCCTGTTCGCCATCCAGAGCCGGGGCACCGAAACGGTGGGCCGGCTGTTCGGCCCCGTGATGGTGGTGTGGTTCGTCACCCTGGCCGCCCTGGGCGTCACCCAGATCGTCGAGCACCCCTACATCCTGAAGGCCATGAACCCGGCCTACGGCGCCGTCTTCCTGGCCACCCACGGCTGGATCGCCTTCATCGTGCTGGGCTCGGTGGTGCTGGCGGTGACGGGGGCCGAGGCGCTTTACGCCGACATGGGCCATTTCGGCAAGCGCCCCATCCAGCTGGCGTGGTTCATCCTGGTGCTGCCGGCGCTGGCGCTGAACTATTTCGGCCAGGCCGCCCTGATCCTGGAAGACCCGGCGGCGGCCAAGAATCCATTCTATCTGCTGGTTCCCGACTGGGGCCTCTACCCCATGGTGATCCTGGCGACCATGGCGACCATCATCGCCAGCCAGGCGGTGATCTCGGGCGTGTTCTCGCTGTCGCGCCAGGCGGTGCAGTTGGGCTATTCGCCCCGGCTGGACATCCGCCACACCTCGGACGAGGAAGAGGGCCAGATCTACATTCCGCGCGCCAACTGGGGCCTGCTGCTGGGCATCTTCACCCTGGTGATCGGCTTCAAGAGCTCGAGCAACCTGGCCGCCGCCTACGGCATCGCGGTGACCGGCACCATGATGGCCACCACGGTGCTGTCCCTGGTGGTGGCGCACCGCAGCTGGAACTGGCCGATGTGGCTGTGCGTGGTTCTGGGAACGGCCTTCCTGTCCATCGACATCGGCTTCCTCAGCGCCAACCTGCTGAAGGTCGCCCAGGGCGGCTGGTTCCCCCTGGCGGTGGGCTTCGGCATGCTGCTGCTGATGGCCACCTGGCGCAAGGGCCGCGAGATCCTGTCGCGCCGCCTGGCCGACGGCGCCATGCCGCTGGACATGTTCATGGCCCAGCAGAAGGCTTCCAGCAACATCCTGCGGGTGCGCGGCACCGCCGTGTTCATGACCGGCGGCACCGACACGGTACCCATCGCCCTGCTGCACAACCTGAAGCACAACAAGGTGCTGCACCAGCGGGTGGTGTTCCTGACCGTCATCACCGAGGACATCCCCCGCGTCTCGGCCCGCGACCGGGTGGTGGTCGAGGGTCTGGCCGAGGGCTTCTACCGCATCACGGTGCGCTACGGCTTCTTCCAGGAGCCGGACATCCCCAAGGTGCTGCGCCTGTGCAAGGCCTTCGGCCTGGAATTCGAGATGATGGACACCTCGTTCTTCCTGGGCCGCGAGACCCTGGTGCCGTCCACCCATCCCGAGATGCCGGAATGGCGCGAACGCCTGTTCGTCATCATGAGCCGCAACGCCGTGGCCGCCACCGACTTCTTCCGCATCCCGGCGGGCCGCGTGGTGGAACTGGGCATCCAGGTCCAGCTGTAG
- a CDS encoding ATP-binding cassette domain-containing protein yields MAPPPLLALRDVRLTFGGKPLFEGVTTWIAKGDKTCLVGRNGSGKSTLLKVLAGEIAPDSGERFVQPGTSIAVLPQDPIILAPTIADYVAQGLRPDERDQMYRVEAVLDAMGMDGSRDPVVLSGGEGRRAALARALVGQPDALLLDEPTNHLDLPTILWLEEWLSAYGGALVMISHDRRFLETVSKQTLWLERGVVRRAEFGFEKFPAWQDEVFAAEEAELARMDTRMRQELHWLARGVTARRKRNMGRLRALQGLRSERAERKSQVLAAGRQVNLATDSGDLSGRLVIEAENVTKAFGDKRICQDFSTRILRGDRVGLIGPNGAGKTTLLRMLTGELAPDGGVVRLGTNLETAYFDQRRAALDPDKSVWDTLTDGRGDNVWVRGTPQHVVGYMKDFLFSEAQARTPVRALSGGERNRLLLAKLLAKPSNLLILDEPTNDLDMDTLDLLEEVLADYDGTLLVVSHDRDFLDRLVTSVIAVEGDAEVAEYVGGYSDYLRQRPVKAEKAAPKPPSKPQASPKPQSARTRLSYNEQRELDQLPGRIDTLTAEIAKLEVDLADPNLYAKDAARFQKLAARAEAARGELDEAEVRWLELEAKREEAAGK; encoded by the coding sequence ATGGCTCCACCTCCCCTCCTCGCGCTTCGCGACGTTCGTCTGACCTTCGGCGGCAAGCCGCTGTTCGAGGGCGTCACCACTTGGATCGCCAAGGGCGACAAGACCTGTCTGGTCGGCCGCAACGGCTCGGGCAAGTCCACCCTGCTGAAGGTCCTGGCCGGCGAGATCGCGCCCGATTCCGGCGAACGCTTCGTCCAGCCCGGCACCTCCATCGCCGTGCTGCCCCAGGACCCCATCATCCTGGCTCCCACCATCGCCGATTACGTGGCCCAAGGCCTGCGCCCCGACGAGCGCGACCAGATGTACCGGGTCGAGGCGGTCCTCGACGCCATGGGGATGGACGGAAGCCGCGACCCGGTGGTGCTGTCGGGCGGCGAAGGCCGCCGCGCCGCTTTGGCCCGCGCCCTGGTCGGCCAGCCCGACGCCCTGCTGCTGGACGAGCCCACCAACCATCTGGACCTGCCCACCATCTTGTGGCTGGAGGAATGGCTGTCCGCCTATGGCGGCGCCCTGGTGATGATCAGCCACGACCGCCGCTTCCTGGAAACCGTCTCCAAGCAGACCCTGTGGCTGGAGCGGGGCGTGGTGCGCCGCGCCGAATTCGGCTTCGAGAAGTTCCCCGCCTGGCAGGACGAGGTCTTCGCCGCCGAGGAGGCGGAACTGGCCCGCATGGACACCCGCATGCGCCAGGAGCTGCACTGGCTGGCGCGCGGCGTCACCGCCAGACGCAAGCGCAACATGGGCCGCCTGCGCGCCCTGCAGGGCCTCAGGTCCGAGCGGGCCGAGCGCAAGTCCCAGGTGCTGGCCGCCGGGCGTCAGGTCAATCTGGCCACCGATTCGGGCGACCTGTCCGGGCGGCTGGTGATCGAGGCGGAGAACGTCACCAAGGCGTTTGGCGACAAGCGCATCTGCCAGGACTTCTCCACCCGCATCCTGCGCGGCGACCGGGTCGGGCTGATCGGCCCCAACGGAGCGGGCAAGACCACGCTTTTGCGCATGCTGACCGGCGAGTTGGCCCCCGACGGGGGCGTGGTGCGTCTGGGCACCAATCTGGAGACCGCCTATTTCGACCAGCGCCGCGCCGCGCTCGATCCCGACAAGAGCGTGTGGGACACCCTGACCGACGGACGCGGCGACAATGTCTGGGTGCGGGGCACGCCCCAGCACGTGGTCGGCTACATGAAGGACTTCCTGTTCTCGGAAGCCCAGGCCCGCACGCCGGTGCGCGCCCTGTCGGGCGGCGAAAGGAACCGCCTGCTGCTGGCCAAGCTGCTGGCCAAGCCCTCCAACCTCCTGATCCTGGACGAGCCCACCAACGACCTGGACATGGACACCCTGGACCTGCTGGAAGAGGTGCTGGCCGATTACGACGGCACCCTGCTGGTGGTCAGCCACGACCGCGACTTCCTCGACCGGCTGGTGACCAGCGTCATCGCCGTAGAGGGTGACGCCGAGGTGGCCGAGTATGTGGGCGGCTATTCCGACTATCTGCGCCAGCGCCCGGTCAAGGCGGAGAAGGCGGCGCCCAAGCCGCCGTCGAAGCCCCAGGCCAGCCCCAAGCCCCAAAGCGCCCGCACCAGGCTGTCCTACAACGAGCAGCGCGAGCTGGACCAGCTGCCCGGCCGCATCGACACGCTGACGGCGGAGATCGCCAAGCTGGAGGTCGATCTGGCCGACCCCAACCTCTACGCCAAGGACGCCGCCCGCTTCCAGAAGCTGGCGGCCCGCGCCGAGGCGGCCAGGGGCGAGCTGGACGAGGCCGAGGTGCGCTGGCTGGAACTGGAAGCCAAGCGCGAAGAGGCGGCGGGAAAGTGA
- a CDS encoding DMT family transporter translates to MTAPSRLTPLEWASATLVVVIWGLNFVAVKTALGTLPPFLLTALRFACTALVLAPFFRPGRAQLPGILLLAVLLGVGHFGLMFFGVAGMDAATAAIVIELSIPFSAILAWAFFGEVLGVWRSLGLAVSFVGVALLAGEPHLPRLAPFVAVVASGFAWALANVVIKRLGTINPLALNGWMALLAAPMLLGLSLATESGQMEAIAATGIKGWSGVAYTIIGSTLIAYTLWYKLIARHSINRVVPFTLLGPVVGLAGGVLLLGEPLTWHKLVGGALTVLGVAVVELLPGRAIHRAEEPEPGT, encoded by the coding sequence ATGACCGCCCCCTCTCGCCTGACGCCCCTGGAATGGGCGTCCGCCACCCTGGTGGTGGTGATCTGGGGCCTTAACTTCGTGGCGGTGAAGACGGCGCTGGGTACCCTGCCGCCCTTTCTGCTGACCGCGCTGCGCTTCGCCTGCACCGCCTTGGTCCTGGCGCCGTTCTTCCGGCCCGGCCGCGCCCAGCTGCCCGGCATCCTTCTGCTGGCCGTGCTGCTGGGCGTGGGGCATTTCGGCCTGATGTTCTTCGGCGTCGCCGGCATGGACGCAGCCACCGCCGCCATCGTCATCGAGCTGTCCATTCCCTTTTCCGCCATCCTGGCCTGGGCCTTCTTCGGCGAGGTGCTGGGAGTCTGGCGCAGCCTGGGGCTGGCCGTGTCCTTCGTCGGCGTGGCGCTGCTGGCCGGCGAGCCTCACCTGCCCCGCCTGGCCCCCTTCGTCGCCGTGGTGGCGTCGGGCTTCGCCTGGGCGCTGGCCAACGTGGTGATCAAGCGCTTAGGGACCATCAACCCGCTGGCGCTCAACGGCTGGATGGCCCTGCTGGCCGCGCCCATGCTGCTGGGCCTGTCGCTGGCCACCGAAAGCGGCCAGATGGAGGCCATCGCCGCCACCGGGATCAAGGGCTGGAGCGGCGTGGCCTACACCATCATCGGCTCGACCCTGATCGCCTATACCCTGTGGTACAAGCTGATCGCCCGGCACTCCATCAACCGGGTGGTGCCCTTCACCCTGCTGGGGCCGGTGGTAGGGCTGGCCGGCGGCGTGCTGCTGCTGGGCGAGCCGCTGACCTGGCACAAGCTGGTGGGCGGCGCGCTCACCGTTCTCGGCGTCGCCGTGGTGGAATTGCTGCCCGGCCGCGCCATCCACCGTGCCGAAGAACCGGAGCCCGGAACATGA
- a CDS encoding YeeE/YedE family protein, protein MSEIPLTTLVGTATFAVGAVFGWAARTSEFCTMGALSDMVFMGDRRRLRAWVLAMAVAMLGSQALQAAGLVDLGKSIYLGGSIAWAGAILGGLMFGYGMTLAGGCGSKTLVRLGGGNLKSLVVTLMIGLFATMTLKGLLAVERIAIEQATNLAPARLGLADQSLPALLSALGLERTAARLACVAILAGGALAWCLKDGAFRASRGMLAGAVTIGAAIPAGWAVTGILGADDFDPVPLASFSFIAPMGDGLIYLMTYTGSTINFGIAAVGGVVAGSFIAARLAGTFAVESFADKADMLRHLAGGALMGTGGVLAMGCTIGQGLTGLSTLSATSFLALGAIVAGGLWGLKSLEEGGPVAGLKALLGSRI, encoded by the coding sequence TTGTCCGAAATTCCGCTCACCACCCTTGTCGGCACGGCCACCTTCGCGGTGGGCGCGGTCTTCGGCTGGGCGGCGCGGACCAGCGAGTTCTGCACCATGGGGGCCTTGTCCGACATGGTGTTCATGGGCGACCGGCGACGGCTGCGCGCCTGGGTGCTGGCCATGGCGGTGGCGATGCTGGGGTCGCAGGCGCTGCAGGCGGCAGGCCTGGTCGACCTGGGCAAGTCCATCTATCTCGGCGGCTCCATCGCCTGGGCGGGCGCCATCCTGGGCGGATTGATGTTCGGCTACGGCATGACCCTGGCGGGGGGCTGCGGCTCCAAGACCCTGGTGCGCCTGGGCGGCGGCAATCTCAAATCGCTGGTGGTCACCCTGATGATCGGGCTGTTCGCCACCATGACGCTGAAGGGCCTGCTGGCGGTCGAGCGCATCGCCATCGAGCAGGCGACCAACCTCGCCCCCGCCCGGCTGGGACTGGCCGACCAGAGCCTGCCCGCCCTGCTGTCGGCGCTTGGCCTGGAGCGGACGGCCGCCCGCCTGGCCTGCGTGGCCATCCTGGCCGGCGGAGCCCTGGCCTGGTGCCTGAAGGACGGCGCCTTCCGGGCGTCGCGCGGCATGCTGGCCGGCGCCGTGACGATCGGGGCCGCCATTCCCGCCGGATGGGCCGTCACCGGCATCCTGGGCGCCGACGATTTCGACCCCGTGCCCCTGGCCTCGTTCTCGTTCATCGCCCCCATGGGCGACGGGCTGATCTATCTGATGACCTATACCGGCTCGACCATCAATTTCGGCATCGCCGCGGTGGGCGGCGTCGTCGCCGGATCGTTCATCGCCGCGCGGCTCGCCGGCACCTTCGCGGTGGAGAGCTTCGCCGACAAGGCCGACATGCTCCGCCATCTGGCCGGCGGCGCCCTGATGGGCACCGGCGGCGTGCTGGCCATGGGCTGCACCATCGGCCAGGGGCTGACCGGCCTTTCGACCCTGTCGGCGACCTCGTTCCTGGCGCTGGGCGCCATCGTCGCCGGCGGGCTGTGGGGCCTGAAAAGCCTGGAGGAAGGCGGCCCGGTCGCCGGGCTGAAAGCCCTGCTGGGTTCTCGAATATAA
- a CDS encoding carbonic anhydrase: protein MSQCCSDALKDLSRRGFVKFALGAGAALWVGFRPEISLAAGGTDALLLSCMDYRLMDDIVRYMGGRNMTDKYDHVVLAGASLGVLQDKNVSWGQTFWDHVQVAIDLHQIKKVIVMDHRDCGAYKVFLGADAVKDKATETASHAAKLKALGAQIGAKYPNLAVELLIMDLDGKVEAVA from the coding sequence ATGTCCCAATGCTGTAGCGATGCGCTGAAAGACCTGTCGCGCCGGGGCTTCGTCAAATTCGCGCTGGGGGCCGGGGCCGCCCTGTGGGTGGGCTTCAGGCCCGAGATCAGCCTGGCGGCCGGCGGCACCGACGCCTTGCTGCTGTCTTGCATGGATTACCGCCTGATGGACGACATCGTCCGCTACATGGGCGGCCGCAACATGACTGACAAATACGACCATGTGGTGCTGGCCGGAGCGTCGCTGGGCGTTCTTCAGGACAAGAACGTGTCGTGGGGCCAGACCTTCTGGGATCATGTTCAGGTCGCCATCGACCTGCACCAGATCAAGAAGGTGATCGTCATGGATCACCGCGACTGCGGCGCCTACAAGGTGTTCCTGGGCGCCGATGCGGTGAAGGACAAGGCCACCGAGACCGCGTCCCACGCCGCAAAGCTGAAGGCGCTGGGCGCCCAGATCGGCGCCAAATATCCCAATCTGGCGGTGGAACTGCTGATCATGGACCTGGACGGCAAGGTCGAAGCCGTCGCGTAA